Part of the Candidatus Poribacteria bacterium genome is shown below.
GGAATCCTTAGAATCCTGTAAATCCTGCTTCAGACAATTAACATCCTACATTACCCGATTAAATTCTTAATCTTCATTAGGGACGGCATGTTTATAGCAGCATGGATCTCCTTTTTCTTTAGCCCTGTAAGGGGTTTTTGCTTGGGTATTTCTTCAGCATGTTTATATCCGTCCTTGACAAAATGCTGTTTATCAAGAGGAAACAAGAAGCACCACTACGCTTCCAGTTCCTTCCGATCTTTCAGTCTTCCCCTTTTGAACCCATGCTTTCGACAAAATATTTACATCCCCCAATGCTTTCTCTATGGAAGTTCATGTGAGCCAGGGAATGTGTTGATTTTTCAGGTAAGGGGTGAGGTGTTCTCGGAGTTGGAGGCGGGCATTGCGAAGATGTGTCTTGATGGTACCTTCGCTCCGACCTATTTGTTTTGCGATGGCTTTGATAGGCATTTCATGAACATAGTATAGGAGAAAGACGCGTTTGCGTGTCGGTGTCAGGCGCGCAACAGCCTCCTGAAGATGGTGTCGGAGTTCCTGCCGCTCAATGTTGTGGCTTGGACAGGGATGTGTGTCTATGATGCGGCGTTCATTGATGTCATGAATGGGTTCGATGGTGTGTGCTACCTTCTGTTTTCGGTAGTAATCGATACAGACATTTTCGGCGATGCGGTAGAGCCAGCTGTAAAAGGAAGCGTCTGCGCGGAAGGTGTTGATGGCACGAAACGCTTTTATCCAAGTCTCTTGTGTTAAAT
Proteins encoded:
- a CDS encoding RNA polymerase sigma factor; the protein is LTQETWIKAFRAINTFRADASFYSWLYRIAENVCIDYYRKQKVAHTIEPIHDINERRIIDTHPCPSHNIERQELRHHLQEAVARLTPTRKRVFLLYYVHEMPIKAIAKQIGRSEGTIKTHLRNARLQLREHLTPYLKNQHIPWLT